Proteins found in one Mucilaginibacter gracilis genomic segment:
- a CDS encoding alpha-amylase family glycosyl hydrolase — MLPRLFGNTNTTNKFYGSIEENGVGKLNDINDKALTEIKAMGFTHVWYTGVIEHATMTDYSQYGIKPDDPDVVKGRAGSPYAVKDYYDIDPDLAVDVNNRMGEFGSLVKRTHANNLRVIIDFVPNHIARTYNSDARPEGVRDFGADDDKLRRFSPQNDFYYTPGQAFVVPPGYNPGGDEFVNPLKNGTFNEWPAKATGNDVFSATPGINDWFETVKLNYGVDYLNGRQQHFTPTPPVWQKMYDILHYWAAKGIDGFRCDMVEMVPVEFWSWVIPKIKTEFPALIFIGEAYDSAKYGTYIFTGHFDYLYDKVGLYDGLKRLMRNEANCTIWDINRVCFHESVAFPQHMLRFLENHDEVRIAAPGFAGDAWLAVPAMIITATLSTGPVMIYSGQEVGEPANGSEGFSGNDGRTSIFDYCGVPEHQKWVNNGAFDGGQLSDSQKHLREFYSNLLNVSANNEAISIGDFYELMLLNLHEGYGFDQKTYAYLRYTDKQRILVVTNFDRNAHDFNVKLPTELLTKWNLDGASAFSDMLGDKVYHTTDIKNGIGFRIPGASGLVLSF, encoded by the coding sequence ATGCTACCGAGGTTGTTTGGTAATACCAACACCACCAATAAATTTTATGGTTCGATTGAGGAAAACGGTGTTGGTAAGCTGAATGATATTAACGATAAAGCCCTGACCGAGATTAAGGCAATGGGTTTTACCCATGTTTGGTACACCGGCGTAATTGAACATGCTACCATGACGGATTATAGCCAGTATGGAATTAAGCCCGACGACCCGGATGTGGTGAAGGGCCGGGCAGGTTCGCCGTATGCGGTAAAGGATTATTATGATATTGACCCCGACCTTGCCGTTGATGTAAACAACCGGATGGGCGAATTTGGGAGCCTGGTTAAACGCACACATGCTAATAACCTACGGGTGATTATTGATTTTGTGCCTAACCATATTGCCCGCACTTATAACTCGGACGCCAGGCCTGAAGGCGTGCGCGATTTTGGTGCGGATGATGATAAATTGAGGAGGTTTAGTCCGCAAAATGATTTTTATTATACGCCGGGGCAGGCTTTTGTTGTACCGCCGGGTTACAACCCCGGTGGCGATGAGTTTGTTAATCCGCTAAAAAACGGAACTTTTAATGAATGGCCCGCCAAAGCAACCGGTAACGATGTTTTTAGTGCCACGCCCGGCATAAACGATTGGTTTGAAACCGTGAAGCTAAACTACGGTGTTGACTACCTTAATGGCCGCCAGCAGCACTTTACCCCTACCCCACCCGTTTGGCAAAAAATGTACGATATATTGCATTACTGGGCAGCCAAAGGTATTGACGGTTTCCGTTGCGATATGGTGGAAATGGTGCCGGTGGAGTTTTGGAGCTGGGTTATCCCGAAAATAAAAACCGAATTTCCGGCATTGATATTTATTGGCGAAGCTTACGATTCGGCAAAATACGGCACTTACATTTTTACCGGTCACTTTGATTATTTGTATGATAAAGTTGGCTTATACGATGGCTTGAAACGCCTGATGCGCAACGAAGCAAATTGCACCATTTGGGATATTAACCGCGTTTGTTTCCACGAAAGTGTGGCATTTCCGCAACACATGCTGCGCTTTTTGGAAAACCACGACGAGGTGCGCATTGCCGCGCCCGGTTTCGCTGGAGATGCCTGGCTTGCCGTGCCTGCAATGATAATAACGGCAACGTTATCTACTGGTCCGGTAATGATTTATTCGGGGCAAGAAGTTGGCGAGCCGGCCAACGGCAGCGAAGGCTTTAGCGGCAATGACGGAAGGACTTCGATATTTGATTACTGTGGTGTACCCGAACACCAAAAATGGGTAAATAACGGAGCGTTTGACGGCGGGCAGCTATCCGATTCGCAAAAGCACCTGCGCGAGTTTTATAGTAATTTACTTAACGTTTCTGCAAATAATGAAGCCATTAGCATTGGCGATTTTTACGAACTGATGCTGCTTAACCTGCACGAAGGCTATGGCTTTGACCAAAAAACCTATGCATACCTGCGTTATACCGATAAACAGCGCATATTGGTAGTAACCAACTTTGACCGCAATGCTCACGATTTTAACGTAAAGCTACCCACCGAACTATTAACCAAGTGGAATTTAGATGGCGCATCCGCGTTTAGCGATATGCTGGGCGATAAAGTTTACCATACTACGGATATTAAAAACGGGATAGGTTTTAGAATACCAGGGGCAAGTGGGTTGGTGCTGAGTTTTTGA
- a CDS encoding alpha/beta hydrolase family protein encodes MKSKIEDLNRVYSFCILLLVFCFFTPVVFGQTEQYPSPAKVAADFYKILDRPKVAAQPQFEVIITDSVIIEKGSIYSEQDEKIPIIIYKPLGHARKAFPTVICLHGTSGNKQDKDIKNMLYQITKKGMMAVAIDARYHGDRIPGGDHGSKEYVAAAIKAWQNTNPAKQTHPFLWDTVYDLWRLTDYLVTRPDVKANRIGMTGISMGGIETWMAASVDSRIKVAVLDIAAQSFKWSLDNDKWQGRTSTIQAAHLQAAKDMGDSVLNQRNVKAVWDKLLPGITGEFDCPSMIRLFAPRPLLVLSNELDANCPLPGAKIAYQSAQVAYGAKSNRLEMNIALNQPHRPTPEHMKMLVDWFAKWL; translated from the coding sequence ATGAAAAGTAAGATAGAAGATTTAAATAGGGTATACAGCTTTTGTATCTTACTGCTTGTATTTTGCTTTTTTACGCCGGTAGTGTTCGGCCAAACAGAACAATACCCTTCTCCCGCAAAGGTAGCTGCCGATTTCTATAAAATACTGGATAGGCCGAAGGTTGCCGCACAACCGCAGTTTGAGGTTATAATTACCGATTCGGTTATTATTGAAAAGGGTTCCATTTATAGCGAGCAAGATGAAAAGATACCTATAATTATCTACAAACCGCTTGGCCATGCCCGAAAGGCTTTCCCTACCGTTATTTGCTTACATGGCACAAGTGGCAACAAGCAGGATAAAGACATCAAAAACATGCTTTATCAAATCACCAAAAAAGGAATGATGGCTGTTGCCATTGATGCCCGCTACCACGGCGATCGTATTCCGGGTGGTGACCATGGTTCAAAAGAGTATGTGGCCGCAGCCATTAAAGCCTGGCAAAATACTAACCCCGCAAAACAAACTCATCCGTTTCTTTGGGATACTGTTTACGATTTGTGGCGACTTACCGATTACCTGGTTACCCGGCCAGATGTAAAAGCCAACCGCATAGGGATGACTGGCATATCAATGGGCGGAATTGAAACCTGGATGGCAGCATCGGTAGATAGCCGGATTAAGGTTGCCGTACTGGATATTGCCGCGCAAAGCTTTAAATGGAGTTTAGATAATGATAAATGGCAAGGCCGCACAAGTACCATACAGGCTGCTCATTTACAGGCCGCTAAAGACATGGGCGATTCGGTTTTAAACCAGCGCAATGTTAAAGCTGTTTGGGATAAACTGCTACCCGGCATTACCGGTGAATTTGATTGCCCATCAATGATACGCTTGTTTGCGCCGCGCCCACTACTGGTATTAAGCAACGAATTAGATGCCAATTGCCCCTTACCTGGCGCAAAAATAGCCTATCAATCGGCACAGGTAGCGTATGGAGCTAAATCCAACCGATTAGAAATGAACATTGCACTAAACCAACCGCACCGGCCCACGCCAGAGCATATGAAAATGCTGGTGGATTGGTTTGCGAAATGGTTGTGA
- the glgB gene encoding 1,4-alpha-glucan branching protein GlgB yields the protein MAKKTNLTEAVPEAAAPATPENKIKPVTKKADKAVAVKAKPANKSAVTAAVVKTETLNAIEPFSLLTDFDISLFKSGKHFKLYEKFGSHVVTHKGVVGTYFAVWAPNAQYIAVIGNFNGWNRGSHPLFVRWDGSGVWEGFIPNIGDGETYKYYIKSSTGEDLEKSDPFALRWEEPPRTASIVTHTYYEWNDKNWMNNRMQHNALDAPCSVYEIHFGSWARGLEDPSVFLTYRDMAAKLVPYVKDMGFTHVEFMPLMEHPFYPSWGYQIVGFFAASSRYGSPQDLMYLIEELHNAGIGVIFDWVPSHFPGDVHGIYNFDGTHLYEHADPRKGYHPDWTSYIFNYGRNEVKAFLISNALFWLDRYHVDGLRVDAVASMLYLDYSRKHGEWEPNIFGGNTNLEAISLLKEFNEAVYSHFPDVQTIAEESTSFTGVSRPTFLGGLGFGMKWMMGWMNDTLKYFKEDPINRKYHHNKITFSTVYAFTENFMLPLSHDEVVYGKRSILRKMPGDEWQQFANLRLLYSYMFTHSGTKLLFMGDEFGQSAEWNFQQSLDWHLLQYAPHEGARQTVKALNYLYRSEPALYEKNFGSDGFAWIDGGNATDSVLVYTRKGKDPKNDLVIILNMTPVTRKNYRIGVPYAGTWKEVFNSDDSHFWGSGATNSAKLKTEEVEWQWKKDSIVITAPPLGAVVLKRC from the coding sequence ATGGCCAAAAAAACCAATTTAACCGAAGCCGTTCCCGAAGCTGCAGCGCCTGCAACACCCGAAAACAAGATTAAACCAGTTACAAAAAAAGCTGATAAAGCTGTTGCCGTTAAAGCTAAACCGGCTAATAAAAGTGCAGTAACCGCTGCGGTTGTTAAAACCGAAACGTTAAATGCCATTGAGCCTTTTAGTTTATTAACCGATTTTGATATTAGTTTGTTTAAAAGTGGAAAGCACTTTAAACTGTACGAGAAGTTTGGATCGCATGTGGTAACGCATAAAGGCGTGGTGGGCACTTATTTTGCAGTTTGGGCACCAAATGCGCAGTATATTGCGGTTATTGGCAATTTTAATGGCTGGAACCGGGGCTCGCACCCACTGTTTGTACGTTGGGACGGAAGCGGCGTATGGGAGGGTTTTATACCCAATATTGGCGACGGTGAAACGTATAAATATTACATCAAATCGTCTACCGGCGAAGATTTGGAAAAAAGCGATCCCTTTGCTTTGCGCTGGGAAGAACCGCCGCGCACAGCATCAATAGTTACCCATACTTATTACGAATGGAACGATAAGAATTGGATGAATAACCGCATGCAGCACAATGCGCTGGATGCCCCCTGCTCGGTTTACGAAATTCATTTTGGCTCATGGGCCCGCGGATTGGAAGACCCAAGCGTATTTTTAACTTACCGCGATATGGCCGCCAAACTGGTGCCGTATGTTAAGGACATGGGCTTTACGCATGTGGAATTTATGCCGTTAATGGAGCATCCGTTTTATCCAAGTTGGGGGTACCAAATTGTGGGCTTTTTTGCAGCATCGTCGAGGTACGGCAGTCCGCAGGATTTGATGTACCTGATAGAGGAATTGCACAATGCCGGTATTGGTGTTATTTTTGACTGGGTGCCATCGCACTTCCCCGGCGATGTGCATGGCATTTATAATTTTGACGGCACGCATTTGTACGAACATGCCGACCCGCGCAAGGGCTATCACCCGGATTGGACATCGTACATATTTAACTACGGGCGCAACGAGGTTAAGGCCTTTTTAATAAGCAACGCGCTTTTTTGGCTCGACCGTTACCATGTTGACGGTTTACGGGTTGATGCTGTGGCCTCAATGCTGTATCTTGATTATTCGCGCAAGCATGGCGAATGGGAACCCAACATTTTTGGCGGTAACACCAACCTCGAAGCAATTTCGCTGTTAAAAGAATTTAATGAGGCCGTGTATAGCCACTTCCCTGATGTGCAAACCATTGCCGAAGAATCTACCTCGTTCACGGGGGTAAGCAGGCCAACCTTTTTAGGCGGACTGGGCTTTGGCATGAAATGGATGATGGGCTGGATGAACGACACGCTGAAGTACTTTAAAGAAGACCCGATAAACCGTAAATATCACCACAATAAAATTACATTTAGCACGGTTTATGCCTTTACCGAAAACTTTATGCTGCCGCTATCGCACGATGAAGTGGTTTACGGCAAACGCTCCATATTACGCAAAATGCCCGGCGATGAGTGGCAGCAATTTGCCAACCTGCGCCTGCTATACAGCTATATGTTTACCCACAGTGGCACCAAACTGTTGTTTATGGGCGATGAGTTTGGCCAAAGTGCCGAATGGAATTTTCAGCAATCGTTAGATTGGCACTTGTTGCAATATGCCCCGCACGAAGGTGCAAGGCAAACCGTTAAGGCCCTTAACTACCTATACCGCAGCGAACCGGCACTTTACGAGAAAAACTTTGGCAGCGATGGCTTTGCCTGGATTGATGGCGGCAATGCTACCGATTCGGTATTGGTTTACACCCGTAAGGGAAAAGACCCCAAAAACGACCTGGTTATTATTTTAAATATGACACCGGTAACCCGCAAAAATTACCGTATTGGTGTGCCTTATGCCGGTACCTGGAAAGAGGTATTTAACTCGGACGATAGTCATTTTTGGGGTAGCGGCGCAACTAACTCTGCCAAGCTAAAAACCGAAGAAGTTGAATGGCAATGGAAAAAGGATTCGATAGTGATAACCGCGCCGCCTTTAGGAGCTGTGGTGTTGAAACGTTGTTAA
- the pfkA gene encoding 6-phosphofructokinase produces MQNIRKIAVLTSGGDAPGMNPCIRAVVRTAIYNGKQAVGVMQGYQGLIDDNMKDMNTRSVSNTLHLGGTILKTARCMPFKTDEGQAIAYKNLKDREIDALVCIGGDGTFTGALRFSKNYPDIAVIGVPGTIDNDLYGSDYTLGFDTATNTVIEALDKIRDTADSHDRLFFVEVMGRDSGCIALRAGIAGGAEAIMLPETETALDDLIRDLESSPNKSSSIVIVAEGDNHGGAYDIAKIVKDRIKSYHTKVTILGHLQRGGSPSSFDRILGSRLGYAAVNALLKGESRKMVGLRGNVIVLTDLEEALANHEFKLEDDLMQMMKVLSI; encoded by the coding sequence ATGCAAAATATCCGTAAAATAGCTGTTCTAACGTCGGGCGGTGATGCACCTGGCATGAACCCCTGTATACGTGCCGTTGTGCGCACTGCTATATATAATGGCAAGCAAGCTGTTGGGGTGATGCAAGGTTACCAGGGCCTTATTGACGACAACATGAAAGACATGAACACGCGTTCGGTAAGTAATACCCTGCACCTGGGCGGAACGATATTGAAAACGGCCCGCTGCATGCCCTTTAAAACCGATGAGGGGCAGGCAATAGCCTACAAAAACTTAAAAGACCGGGAAATTGACGCCCTGGTATGTATTGGCGGCGATGGTACCTTTACCGGAGCCTTGCGGTTTTCGAAAAACTATCCTGATATTGCTGTAATTGGTGTACCCGGAACTATTGATAACGACTTATATGGGTCGGACTATACATTGGGTTTTGACACCGCTACCAATACCGTTATTGAGGCTTTAGATAAGATTCGTGATACCGCCGACTCGCACGACCGTTTGTTTTTTGTTGAAGTAATGGGGCGCGATTCGGGCTGTATAGCTTTGCGTGCAGGTATAGCCGGCGGTGCCGAAGCTATTATGTTACCCGAAACAGAAACAGCTTTAGACGATTTGATACGCGATTTGGAAAGTTCGCCAAACAAATCATCAAGCATTGTTATTGTTGCCGAGGGCGATAACCATGGGGGTGCTTATGATATTGCTAAAATAGTTAAAGATCGTATTAAATCATATCACACTAAAGTTACTATATTAGGGCATTTGCAACGGGGCGGAAGTCCGAGCAGTTTTGATCGTATTTTGGGCAGCCGTTTAGGTTATGCAGCAGTTAACGCGCTGTTAAAAGGCGAGAGCCGTAAAATGGTGGGTTTAAGAGGAAATGTTATTGTTTTAACCGACCTGGAAGAAGCTTTAGCTAACCACGAATTTAAACTGGAAGATGATTTGATGCAGATGATGAAAGTTTTATCTATATAA
- a CDS encoding N-acetylglucosamine kinase: MIIIADGGSTKTNWCLITDEQKKVYFNTEGYNPYFSSADYIISSLKESLPVDLQIDKITEVNYYGAGCSVDDKKKIVEAAMQAVFVNAKVNIGHDLLAAARAVLGTNEGFAAILGTGTNSCIYDGQNIIHNIDSLAYILGDEGSGCYIGKKLLGDYVRGYMPEPVRELFWETYKLTPDEVIDNVYTKPLANRFCAGFSKFVYDNTVNIEYSRNLVKSSFDDFFRNLVTHYPDFQKYTFNCIGSVGYNFRNVLEEVVTENGMKMGNIIRSPIDNLVKYHMELAPSSKN; encoded by the coding sequence ATGATTATCATCGCCGACGGTGGCTCAACTAAAACTAACTGGTGTTTAATAACCGACGAACAAAAGAAGGTTTATTTTAACACCGAAGGGTACAACCCTTATTTTTCGAGTGCCGATTATATTATTAGCTCTTTAAAGGAGAGTTTACCTGTTGACCTGCAAATAGATAAAATAACCGAGGTTAATTACTACGGTGCAGGCTGCTCTGTTGATGATAAGAAAAAAATTGTTGAAGCTGCCATGCAAGCGGTGTTTGTTAATGCAAAGGTTAACATAGGGCACGATTTGCTTGCCGCAGCAAGGGCGGTTTTAGGCACAAACGAAGGTTTTGCGGCTATTTTGGGTACAGGTACCAACTCTTGTATTTATGATGGCCAAAATATTATACACAACATTGATTCGTTAGCTTACATTTTGGGCGACGAGGGTAGTGGCTGTTACATTGGCAAAAAACTATTGGGCGATTATGTACGCGGTTATATGCCCGAGCCGGTGCGCGAACTTTTTTGGGAAACCTACAAATTAACTCCCGACGAGGTGATTGATAATGTATATACTAAGCCACTGGCTAACCGCTTTTGTGCAGGCTTTAGTAAATTTGTTTATGATAATACGGTAAACATTGAGTATTCGCGCAATTTGGTAAAATCGTCGTTCGATGATTTTTTCCGCAACTTAGTTACGCATTACCCCGATTTTCAAAAATACACCTTTAACTGTATTGGTTCGGTAGGTTATAACTTTCGTAACGTACTTGAAGAAGTGGTTACCGAAAATGGGATGAAGATGGGTAACATCATCCGCTCGCCTATAGATAACCTGGTTAAGTATCACATGGAATTAGCACCGTCGTCTAAAAATTAA
- a CDS encoding glycoside hydrolase family 31 protein — protein sequence MDEVQDPELPEHDLVEEGVIQHLNNPVAALKPIVKKYLGAVKSVLQEGNKFYFTDGDAKVEVIIVSDDIIRVRLAPHSVFLDEFSYAVTGLEQKVSVFSLNETDKEYIVSTNTVNCHINKADFLISFSDNDNHVTSSDAKPMHWEENVAFGGYYVFGTKQCHNGESFFGLGDKATELNLKGKRLQNWNTDAYSFAKDQDPLYRSIPFYISLKEGIAYGIFFDNTFKSHFDFGAEDKTKTSFWADGGELQYYYIHGPHMMDVVKRYHSLTGTHPMPPLWALGYQQCRWSYYPESKVKAIAKGFRDNKIPCDALYLDIDYMDGYRCFTWNRKYFPDPKKMIRELSDQGFKTVVIIDPGIRVDDNYGVFKEGKEKKYFCRRSDDYFMEGHVWPGRCQFPDFTNPEVREWWGGLFDELVQLGVAGVWNDMNEPAVFGAGTFPDDVRHQYDGHRGSHRKAHNVYGMQMVRATYEGLRKLMKNKRPFTITRAGYSGLQRYACVWTGDNVASWEHLKLGNIQCQRLSMSGVPFCGTDIGGFSGEPDGELFTRWIQLGVFSPFMRAHSAGDTREREPWSFGEPYTSINRKFIDLRYRLLPYLYSAFWEHYRYGFPILRPLVMQEQEVEINHYRQDEFTFGDKILVCPVMEAGVKNRTVYLPKGDWYHYWTHEKLQGGTELVIETPLDSMPIFVKAGSVIPESPVMQYVGEKQIEELLFQVYYANYEANSFFFEDYGETFAYEQDIYLEKKFVTIGDEQSMTITQSVEGLYTPRYENYEMKIIGLPFKPSKVMVDNKQIIETTIDELERYRFKANKNFRMIQIFK from the coding sequence ATGGACGAAGTACAAGATCCTGAACTACCAGAGCATGATTTAGTTGAAGAAGGCGTAATTCAGCATTTGAATAATCCGGTTGCCGCGCTTAAACCCATCGTGAAAAAATATCTCGGTGCTGTGAAAAGCGTGCTACAGGAGGGAAATAAATTCTACTTTACCGATGGCGATGCCAAGGTTGAGGTAATTATTGTTAGCGACGATATTATCCGCGTGAGGCTGGCTCCGCACAGCGTTTTTTTAGACGAGTTTTCGTACGCGGTTACCGGGCTTGAGCAAAAGGTTTCGGTATTTTCGTTAAACGAAACCGATAAAGAATATATAGTTAGTACCAACACCGTTAACTGCCATATTAACAAGGCCGATTTCCTGATCTCTTTTTCGGATAACGACAACCACGTTACCAGCTCAGACGCCAAGCCGATGCACTGGGAAGAGAATGTGGCCTTTGGCGGCTATTATGTTTTTGGCACCAAGCAATGCCACAACGGCGAAAGCTTTTTTGGCCTGGGCGATAAGGCTACCGAACTTAACCTGAAGGGCAAACGTTTACAAAACTGGAACACCGATGCCTACTCTTTTGCTAAAGACCAGGACCCCTTGTACCGCAGCATACCGTTTTACATCAGCTTAAAAGAGGGAATTGCCTACGGGATATTTTTTGATAACACATTTAAATCGCACTTTGATTTTGGTGCCGAAGATAAAACCAAAACCAGCTTTTGGGCCGATGGCGGCGAGCTGCAATATTACTACATACACGGCCCGCACATGATGGATGTGGTTAAGCGTTACCATAGCTTAACCGGCACGCACCCTATGCCCCCGCTGTGGGCACTGGGTTACCAGCAATGCCGTTGGAGCTATTATCCCGAAAGTAAAGTTAAGGCAATTGCCAAAGGCTTTAGGGACAATAAAATACCCTGCGACGCGCTGTACCTTGATATTGATTACATGGATGGTTACCGGTGTTTTACCTGGAACCGCAAATACTTCCCCGATCCGAAGAAGATGATACGGGAACTGAGCGACCAGGGCTTTAAAACCGTTGTAATTATTGACCCCGGTATACGTGTTGACGATAATTACGGCGTGTTTAAAGAGGGCAAGGAAAAAAAATACTTTTGCCGCCGCAGCGACGATTATTTTATGGAGGGCCACGTTTGGCCGGGCCGCTGCCAGTTTCCGGATTTTACAAACCCCGAGGTACGCGAATGGTGGGGCGGTTTGTTTGATGAACTGGTACAATTAGGTGTTGCCGGTGTTTGGAACGACATGAACGAACCGGCAGTGTTTGGAGCCGGCACCTTCCCTGATGACGTGCGCCACCAGTACGACGGGCACCGCGGTTCGCACCGCAAAGCTCACAATGTTTATGGTATGCAAATGGTGCGCGCCACATACGAGGGCTTGCGTAAACTAATGAAGAATAAACGCCCGTTTACAATTACAAGAGCGGGTTACTCGGGCCTGCAAAGGTATGCCTGTGTTTGGACGGGCGATAATGTGGCATCGTGGGAACACCTAAAATTGGGTAATATACAATGCCAACGGTTATCAATGTCGGGCGTACCGTTTTGCGGAACGGATATTGGCGGCTTTAGCGGCGAGCCCGATGGCGAGTTATTTACGCGCTGGATACAACTGGGTGTGTTTTCGCCATTTATGCGGGCACACTCCGCCGGTGATACCCGCGAACGTGAACCCTGGAGCTTTGGCGAACCGTATACCAGCATTAACCGTAAATTTATTGATTTGCGTTACAGGCTGTTACCTTATTTATATTCGGCCTTTTGGGAACATTACCGCTATGGTTTCCCTATACTGCGGCCATTGGTTATGCAGGAACAGGAGGTTGAGATAAACCACTACCGCCAGGATGAGTTTACCTTTGGCGATAAAATATTGGTTTGTCCGGTTATGGAAGCAGGTGTCAAAAACCGCACCGTTTACTTACCCAAAGGCGATTGGTACCATTACTGGACGCACGAAAAACTACAAGGCGGCACCGAACTGGTTATTGAAACACCACTGGATTCGATGCCGATATTTGTTAAGGCAGGATCGGTAATACCAGAATCGCCGGTGATGCAGTACGTGGGCGAAAAGCAAATTGAAGAATTGCTTTTCCAGGTTTATTATGCTAATTATGAGGCCAACTCCTTCTTTTTTGAAGACTATGGCGAAACCTTTGCCTACGAGCAGGATATTTACCTCGAAAAAAAGTTTGTTACCATTGGCGATGAACAGAGCATGACCATCACACAATCGGTAGAAGGTTTATATACGCCCCGTTACGAAAATTATGAGATGAAAATAATAGGCTTGCCGTTTAAACCATCAAAGGTAATGGTGGATAACAAGCAGATTATTGAGACTACAATTGACGAACTGGAACGCTATCGCTTTAAAGCGAATAAGAACTTTAGGATGATACAGATATTTAAGTAA
- the gap gene encoding type I glyceraldehyde-3-phosphate dehydrogenase, producing MKIGINGFGRIGRLAFRAAIERADIEVVGINDLVEPDYMAYMLKYDSTHGQFKGTIAVEGGHLVVNGKTIRVTAEKDPANLKWGEIGAEVIIESTGLFLSKDTAQKHIDAGAKKVVLSAPAKDDTPTFVMGVNHKLLKATDTIVSNASCTTNCLAPIAKVLNDAFGIEEGLMSTIHAVTATQKTVDSPSAKDWRGGRGAYQNIIPSSTGAAKAVTLVIPELKGKLTGMSFRVPVADVSVVDLTVRLKKAATYEDIKKAMKDASEGELKGILGYTEDDVVSEDFKGDARTSIFDAKAGIALNDNFVKVVSWYDNEWGYSNKLIDMVQEVGKL from the coding sequence ATGAAAATAGGAATTAACGGCTTTGGCCGTATTGGCCGTTTAGCCTTTAGGGCAGCAATTGAAAGAGCCGACATTGAAGTTGTAGGTATTAATGACCTGGTTGAGCCTGATTATATGGCTTACATGTTAAAATACGATTCAACCCACGGTCAGTTTAAAGGCACCATCGCTGTAGAAGGTGGCCATTTGGTTGTTAACGGCAAAACTATCCGCGTAACTGCCGAAAAAGATCCGGCAAACTTAAAATGGGGCGAAATTGGCGCCGAAGTTATCATCGAATCAACAGGTTTGTTTTTATCAAAAGATACTGCACAAAAACACATTGATGCCGGTGCAAAAAAAGTAGTATTAAGCGCACCAGCTAAGGATGATACCCCTACGTTTGTAATGGGCGTTAACCACAAATTATTAAAAGCTACTGATACCATTGTATCAAACGCATCGTGTACCACAAACTGCCTTGCACCAATTGCTAAAGTATTAAACGATGCTTTTGGTATTGAAGAAGGTTTGATGAGTACCATACACGCGGTAACTGCAACTCAAAAAACAGTAGATAGCCCATCGGCTAAAGACTGGAGAGGTGGCCGTGGTGCTTACCAAAACATTATCCCATCATCAACCGGCGCTGCTAAAGCAGTAACTTTGGTTATACCTGAGTTAAAAGGTAAATTAACAGGTATGAGTTTCCGTGTACCGGTTGCCGACGTATCTGTAGTTGATTTAACAGTTCGTTTGAAAAAAGCAGCTACTTACGAAGACATCAAGAAAGCGATGAAAGATGCTTCGGAAGGTGAATTAAAAGGTATTTTAGGTTACACAGAAGACGACGTAGTATCCGAAGACTTTAAAGGTGACGCACGTACCTCAATTTTTGATGCCAAAGCAGGTATCGCACTAAACGATAACTTTGTAAAAGTAGTATCATGGTACGATAACGAATGGGGCTACTCAAACAAACTGATTGACATGGTTCAGGAAGTTGGTAAACTTTAA
- a CDS encoding NUDIX hydrolase translates to METGLPKFDSAFSIDCVIFGFEAGELKVLLIERNEDPFKDWWALPGNMVENNESIEDAATRILYELTGLHDMHMEQFHTFGAVQRHPLGRVITVAYYALIRIIGQKEVKPVTKYAKKAAWRSVNELPKLAYDHSEIFETSIQKLRRRLGYQPIAFELLPEKFTLTQLQLLYEAILNKKLDKRNFRKKMLSYGFLKELDEKQKGVSYRAAKLYKFDRRKYYKIFQNDLTPEN, encoded by the coding sequence TTGGAAACAGGTTTACCTAAATTTGATTCTGCATTTTCTATTGATTGCGTAATTTTTGGATTTGAAGCCGGTGAGCTAAAGGTTTTATTAATTGAGCGTAACGAAGATCCGTTTAAAGATTGGTGGGCACTACCCGGCAACATGGTAGAAAATAACGAGAGTATTGAAGATGCGGCAACCCGCATTTTATATGAGCTTACCGGCCTGCACGATATGCATATGGAGCAGTTTCATACTTTTGGAGCCGTACAAAGGCACCCCCTGGGCAGAGTAATTACCGTTGCCTATTATGCTTTAATTAGAATAATTGGCCAAAAAGAAGTAAAACCGGTAACCAAATATGCAAAAAAAGCGGCGTGGCGCTCGGTTAACGAGTTACCTAAACTTGCTTATGACCATAGTGAAATTTTTGAAACCAGCATACAAAAATTACGCCGCCGTTTAGGCTATCAGCCTATTGCATTTGAGCTACTGCCCGAAAAATTTACACTTACGCAGTTACAATTACTTTATGAAGCTATATTGAATAAAAAGCTTGATAAACGTAATTTCCGTAAAAAAATGTTGAGCTACGGTTTTTTGAAAGAGTTGGACGAAAAACAAAAAGGCGTATCATACAGGGCTGCCAAGCTGTACAAATTTGACCGGCGGAAATATTACAAGATATTTCAAAACGATTTAACGCCCGAAAATTAA